In Hippocampus zosterae strain Florida chromosome 3, ASM2543408v3, whole genome shotgun sequence, a genomic segment contains:
- the LOC127597381 gene encoding plasma membrane calcium-transporting ATPase 1-like isoform X2 produces MANSSFRGGKRGRRGSAYLETEFSCSLRELRSLMELRGDDARERIRHSYGDVDGLCARLRTSALEGLEASWEDLERRRQAFGPNVIPPKKPKTFVQLVWEALQDVTLIILEVAAIVSLGLSFYRPPHADRDSCGSAAGDVGDEGEAETGWIEGAAILLSVACVVLVTAFNDWSKEKQFRGLQSRIEQEQKFSVLRAGQLAHVKVSDIVVGDIAHVKYGDLLPADGILIQGNDLKIDESSLTGESDHVKKSADKDPMLLSGTHVMEGSGKMVVTAVGVNSQTGIIFALLGAGEEGGDGDDDKAGKEKKRKRKEERKKRERKEKKSKKEEKAKIGKSKDGAAVETEPLKDDAEPEKKKSNLRKKEKSVLQGKLTKLAVQIGKAGLFMSTLTVIILIVRFLVDTFCIQGIPWTAECVPIYLKFLVKFFIIGVTVLVVAVPEGLPLAVTISLAYSVKKMMKDNNLVRHLDACETMGNATAICSDKTGTLTMNRMTVVQAYVAGCYHKKVPEPALIPAKILDLLVLGIGVNCAYTTKIMPPDKEGGLPRQVGNKTECALLGLSLDLQRDYQSVRNQIPEEKLFKVYTFNSVRKSMSTVLRNHDGSYRMFSKGASEILLRKCCKILTENGVAKAFKPRDREKLMKTVIEPMASEGLRTICLAYRDFGAADRPDWDDEADVLAGLTCIAVVGIEDPVRPEVPDAIRKCQRAGITVRMVTGDNINTARAIASKCGILQPGGDFLCLEGKEFNRRIRNQLGEIEQERIDKIWPKLRVLARSSPTDKHTLVKGIIDSSALEQRQVVAVTGDGTNDGPALKKADVGFAMGIAGTDVAKEASDIILTDDNFSSIVKAVMWGRNVYDSISKFLQFQLTVNVVAVIVAFTGACVTQDSPLKAVQMLWVNLIMDTFASLALATEPPTEALLLRSPYGRSKPLISRTMMKNILGHAVYQLAVIFTLLFGGELLLDVDCGRNAPLHAPPSEHYTVVFNTFVLMQLFNELNARKIHGERNVFDGVLSNPIFCSIVVGTFLIQVLIVQFGGKPFSCVSLSVEQWLWCVFLGFGSLLWGQLVSSVPTRWLKFLKTAGHGTKQEEIPEEELEEMKDPDEIDHAEMELRRGQVLWCRGLQRIQTQIRVVNAFRDSVSPYENLETPELRSSIHNFMSHPEFRIDDSEPHIPLIDELEVEDEAPAKRNSVAVANNAPPERPLLPAAHLKDQQTPRARAAGLISANCGGVPPCPGSPLHSLETSL; encoded by the exons ATGGCCAACAGCTCCTTCCGCGGCGGCAAGCGCGGCCGCCGCGGCTCCGCCTACCTGGAGACCGAGTTCAGCTGCTCGCTCCGGGAGCTGCGCTCGCTCATGGAACTGCGGGGCGACGACGCCCGCGAGCGGATCCGGCACAGCTACGGGGACGTTGACGGACTCTGCGCCAGACTCAGAACCTCTGCCCTCGAAG GTCTGGAAGCTTCGTGGGAGGACCTGGAGCGCCGGCGGCAGGCCTTTGGCCCCAACGTGATCCCCCCGAAGAAGCCAAAAACCTTTGTGCAGTTAGTGTGGGAGGCGCTGCAGGACGTGACGCTCATCATCCTGGAAGTGGCCGCCATCGTTTCGCTGGGCCTTTCTTTCTACCGACCGCCGCACGCCGACAGGGACA GTTGCGGGAGCGCGGCGGGCGACGTGGGCGACGAGGGCGAGGCGGAGACGGGCTGGATCGAGGGCGCGGCCATCCTGCTGTCGGTGGCGTGCGTGGTGCTGGTGACGGCCTTCAACGACTGGAGCAAAGAGAAACAATTCCGAGGCCTGCAGAGTCGCATCGAGCAGGAGCAAAAGTTCAGCGTGCTGCGCGCGGGGCAGCTGGCGCACGTCAAAGTGTCCGACATCGTCGTGGGCGACATCGCGCACGTCAAATATG GCGACCTCCTCCCCGCCGACGGCATCCTCATCCAAGGCAACGACCTGAAGATCGACGAGAGCTCCCTGACCGGAGAGTCGGATCACGTCAAAAAGAGCGCCGACAAGGATCCCATGTTGCTCTCAG GCACTCACGTGATGGAGGGCTCAGGCAAGATGGTGGTGACGGCGGTGGGCGTCAACTCTCAGACGGGCATCATCTTTGCTCTGCTGGGCGCCGGCGAGGAAGGCGGCGACGGAGACGACGACAAGGCcgggaaggagaagaagaggaagcggaAGGAAGAGCGCAAGAAGAGGGagagaaaggagaagaaaa gtaaaaaggaggaaaaagccAAGATAG GGAAGAGCAAGGATGGCGCCGCCGTGGAGACGGAGCCGCTCAAAGACGACGCGGAGCccgagaagaagaaaagcaacCTGAGGAAGAAGGAGAAGTCGGTCCTTCAAGGGAAGCTGACCAAGCTGGCGGTGCAGATCGGCAAAGCAG GCCTCTTCATGTCCACGCTGACCGTCATCATCCTCATTGTTCGCTTCCTGGTGGACACCTTCTGCATCCAGGGAATTCCCTGGACTGCCGAGTGCGTGCCCATCTACCTGAAGTTCCTGGTCAAGTTCTTCATCATCGGTGTGACCGTGCTGGTGGTAGCTGTGCCCGAAGGTCTTCCTCTGGCCGTCACCATCTCCCTGGCCTACTCCGTCAAG aaaATGATGAAGGACAACAACCTGGTGCGCCACCTGGACGCCTGCGAGACGATGGGCAACGCCACCGCCATCTGCTCCGACAAGACCGGCACGCTGACCATGAACCGCATGACAGTGGTCCAGGCCTACGTGGCCGGCTGCTACCACAAGAAGGTGCCGGAGCCCGCCTTGATACCCGCCAAGATCTTAGACCTGCTGGTTCTTGGGATTGGGGTCAACTGCGCCTACACCACCAAGATTATG CCCCCCGACAAGGAGGGCGGTCTCCCTCGCCAGGTGGGCAACAAGACAGAATGTGCCTTACTGGGACTGAGTTTGGACCTGCAACGGGACTACCAAAGCGTTCGCAACCAGATCCCAGAGGAGAAGCTCTTCAAGGTGTACACCTTCAACTCGGTCCGGAAGTCCATGAGCACCGTGCTCCGGAACCACGATGGCAGCTACCGCATGTTTAGCAAGGGAGCCTCCGAGATCCTGCTCAGGAA GTGCTGCAAGATCCTGACGGAGAACGGCGTCGCCAAAGCCTTCAAGCCTCGCGACCGGGAGAAACTGATGAAGACGGTCATCGAGCCCATGGCGTCCGAGGGCCTGAGGACCATCTGCCTGGCCTATCGGGACTTTGGCGCCGCCGACCGACCCGACTGGGACGACGAGGCCGACGTCCTCGCCGGACTCACCTGTATTGCCGTGGTCGGCATCGAGGATCCTGTCAGACCTGAG GTGCCGGACGCCATCAGGAAGTGCCAGCGCGCGGGCATTACGGTGCGCATGGTGACGGGAGACAACATCAACACGGCGCGCGCCATCGCCAGCAAATGCGGCATCCTGCAGCCAGGGGGCGACTTCTTGTGCCTGGAGGGCAAAGAGTTCAACAGACGCATACGCAACCAGCTGGGCGAG ATCGAGCAGGAGCGAATTGACAAGATCTGGCCCAAACTGCGAGTCCTGGCCCGCTCGTCGCCGACTGACAAGCACACCCTCGTCAAAg GCATCATCGACAGCTCGGCGCTGGAGCAGAGGCAAGTGGTGGCGGTCACCGGAGACGGCACCAACGACGGGCCCGCCCTCAAGAAGGCCGACGTCGGCTTCGCCATG GGCATCGCCGGGACGGACGTGGCGAAGGAGGCGTCGGACATCATCCTGACCGACGACAACTTCAGCAGCATCGTCAAGGCGGTCATGTGGGGCCGCAACGTCTACGACAGCATCTCCAAGTTCCTGCAGTTCCAGCTCACCGTCAACGTGGTGGCCGTCATCGTGGCCTTCACCGGCGCCTGCGTCACGCAG GACTCGCCCCTGAAGGCGGTGCAGATGCTGTGGGTCAACCTGATCATGGACACCTTCGCCTCGCTGGCGCTGGCCACCGAGCCGCCCACCGAGGCGCTGCTGCTGCGCAGCCCCTACGGACGCAGCAAGCCGCTCATCTCGCGCACCATGATGAAGAACATCCTGGGCCACGCCGTCTACCAGCTGGCCGTCATCTTTACGCTGCTTTTCGGCG GCGAGCTGCTGCTGGACGTGGACTGCGGGCGCAACGCGCCGCTGCACGCGCCGCCGTCGGAGCACTACACGGTGGTGTTCAACACCTTCGTGCTGATGCAGCTCTTCAACGAGCTCAACGCCCGCAAGATCCACGGCGAGAGGAACGTCTTTGACGGCGTCCTCAGCAACCCCATCTTCTGCTCCATCGTCGTCGGCACCTTCCTCATTCAG GTGCTGATTGTGCAGTTTGGCGGCAAGCCCTTCAGCTGCGTGAGCCTGAGCGTGGAGCAGTGGCTCTGGTGCGTCTTCCTGGGCTTCGGCAGCCTCCTGTGGGGGCAG CTGGTGTCCAGCGTGCCCACCCGCTGGCTGAAGTTCCTGAAGACGGCGGGCCACGGCACCAAGCAGGAGGAGATCCccgaggaggagctggaggagatgaAGGACCCCGACGAGATCGACCACGCCGAGATGGAGCTCAGGAGGGGCCAAGTGCTGTGGTGCAGAGGCCTGCAGCGCATACAGACGCAG ATCCGCGTGGTGAACGCCTTCCGCGACAGCGTGTCCCCGTACGAGAACCTGGAGACCCCCGAGTTGCGCAGCTCCATCCACAACTTCATGAGCCACCCCGAGTTCCGCATCGACGACTCGGAGCCTCACATCCCCCTCATTGACGAGCTGGAGGTCGAGGACGAGGCGCCCGCCAAGCGCAACTCGGTGGCGGTCGCCAACAACGCCCCGCCGGAGCGCCCCCTACTGCCAGCCGCCCACCTCAAGGACCAGCAGACCCCTCGGGCCAGGGCCGCGGGTTTGATCTCGGCCAATTGCGGGGGGGTGCCGCCCTGTCCCGGGAGCCCCCTGCACAGCTTGGAAACATCGCTCTGA
- the LOC127597381 gene encoding plasma membrane calcium-transporting ATPase 1-like isoform X3: MANSSFRGGKRGRRGSAYLETEFSCSLRELRSLMELRGDDARERIRHSYGDVDGLCARLRTSALEGLEASWEDLERRRQAFGPNVIPPKKPKTFVQLVWEALQDVTLIILEVAAIVSLGLSFYRPPHADRDSCGSAAGDVGDEGEAETGWIEGAAILLSVACVVLVTAFNDWSKEKQFRGLQSRIEQEQKFSVLRAGQLAHVKVSDIVVGDIAHVKYGDLLPADGILIQGNDLKIDESSLTGESDHVKKSADKDPMLLSGTHVMEGSGKMVVTAVGVNSQTGIIFALLGAGEEGGDGDDDKAGKEKKRKRKEERKKRERKEKKRKSKDGAAVETEPLKDDAEPEKKKSNLRKKEKSVLQGKLTKLAVQIGKAGLFMSTLTVIILIVRFLVDTFCIQGIPWTAECVPIYLKFLVKFFIIGVTVLVVAVPEGLPLAVTISLAYSVKKMMKDNNLVRHLDACETMGNATAICSDKTGTLTMNRMTVVQAYVAGCYHKKVPEPALIPAKILDLLVLGIGVNCAYTTKIMPPDKEGGLPRQVGNKTECALLGLSLDLQRDYQSVRNQIPEEKLFKVYTFNSVRKSMSTVLRNHDGSYRMFSKGASEILLRKCCKILTENGVAKAFKPRDREKLMKTVIEPMASEGLRTICLAYRDFGAADRPDWDDEADVLAGLTCIAVVGIEDPVRPEVPDAIRKCQRAGITVRMVTGDNINTARAIASKCGILQPGGDFLCLEGKEFNRRIRNQLGEIEQERIDKIWPKLRVLARSSPTDKHTLVKGIIDSSALEQRQVVAVTGDGTNDGPALKKADVGFAMGIAGTDVAKEASDIILTDDNFSSIVKAVMWGRNVYDSISKFLQFQLTVNVVAVIVAFTGACVTQDSPLKAVQMLWVNLIMDTFASLALATEPPTEALLLRSPYGRSKPLISRTMMKNILGHAVYQLAVIFTLLFGGELLLDVDCGRNAPLHAPPSEHYTVVFNTFVLMQLFNELNARKIHGERNVFDGVLSNPIFCSIVVGTFLIQVLIVQFGGKPFSCVSLSVEQWLWCVFLGFGSLLWGQLVSSVPTRWLKFLKTAGHGTKQEEIPEEELEEMKDPDEIDHAEMELRRGQVLWCRGLQRIQTQIRVVNAFRDSVSPYENLETPELRSSIHNFMSHPEFRIDDSEPHIPLIDELEVEDEAPAKRNSVAVANNAPPERPLLPAAHLKDQQTPRARAAGLISANCGGVPPCPGSPLHSLETSL; encoded by the exons ATGGCCAACAGCTCCTTCCGCGGCGGCAAGCGCGGCCGCCGCGGCTCCGCCTACCTGGAGACCGAGTTCAGCTGCTCGCTCCGGGAGCTGCGCTCGCTCATGGAACTGCGGGGCGACGACGCCCGCGAGCGGATCCGGCACAGCTACGGGGACGTTGACGGACTCTGCGCCAGACTCAGAACCTCTGCCCTCGAAG GTCTGGAAGCTTCGTGGGAGGACCTGGAGCGCCGGCGGCAGGCCTTTGGCCCCAACGTGATCCCCCCGAAGAAGCCAAAAACCTTTGTGCAGTTAGTGTGGGAGGCGCTGCAGGACGTGACGCTCATCATCCTGGAAGTGGCCGCCATCGTTTCGCTGGGCCTTTCTTTCTACCGACCGCCGCACGCCGACAGGGACA GTTGCGGGAGCGCGGCGGGCGACGTGGGCGACGAGGGCGAGGCGGAGACGGGCTGGATCGAGGGCGCGGCCATCCTGCTGTCGGTGGCGTGCGTGGTGCTGGTGACGGCCTTCAACGACTGGAGCAAAGAGAAACAATTCCGAGGCCTGCAGAGTCGCATCGAGCAGGAGCAAAAGTTCAGCGTGCTGCGCGCGGGGCAGCTGGCGCACGTCAAAGTGTCCGACATCGTCGTGGGCGACATCGCGCACGTCAAATATG GCGACCTCCTCCCCGCCGACGGCATCCTCATCCAAGGCAACGACCTGAAGATCGACGAGAGCTCCCTGACCGGAGAGTCGGATCACGTCAAAAAGAGCGCCGACAAGGATCCCATGTTGCTCTCAG GCACTCACGTGATGGAGGGCTCAGGCAAGATGGTGGTGACGGCGGTGGGCGTCAACTCTCAGACGGGCATCATCTTTGCTCTGCTGGGCGCCGGCGAGGAAGGCGGCGACGGAGACGACGACAAGGCcgggaaggagaagaagaggaagcggaAGGAAGAGCGCAAGAAGAGGGagagaaaggagaagaaaa GGAAGAGCAAGGATGGCGCCGCCGTGGAGACGGAGCCGCTCAAAGACGACGCGGAGCccgagaagaagaaaagcaacCTGAGGAAGAAGGAGAAGTCGGTCCTTCAAGGGAAGCTGACCAAGCTGGCGGTGCAGATCGGCAAAGCAG GCCTCTTCATGTCCACGCTGACCGTCATCATCCTCATTGTTCGCTTCCTGGTGGACACCTTCTGCATCCAGGGAATTCCCTGGACTGCCGAGTGCGTGCCCATCTACCTGAAGTTCCTGGTCAAGTTCTTCATCATCGGTGTGACCGTGCTGGTGGTAGCTGTGCCCGAAGGTCTTCCTCTGGCCGTCACCATCTCCCTGGCCTACTCCGTCAAG aaaATGATGAAGGACAACAACCTGGTGCGCCACCTGGACGCCTGCGAGACGATGGGCAACGCCACCGCCATCTGCTCCGACAAGACCGGCACGCTGACCATGAACCGCATGACAGTGGTCCAGGCCTACGTGGCCGGCTGCTACCACAAGAAGGTGCCGGAGCCCGCCTTGATACCCGCCAAGATCTTAGACCTGCTGGTTCTTGGGATTGGGGTCAACTGCGCCTACACCACCAAGATTATG CCCCCCGACAAGGAGGGCGGTCTCCCTCGCCAGGTGGGCAACAAGACAGAATGTGCCTTACTGGGACTGAGTTTGGACCTGCAACGGGACTACCAAAGCGTTCGCAACCAGATCCCAGAGGAGAAGCTCTTCAAGGTGTACACCTTCAACTCGGTCCGGAAGTCCATGAGCACCGTGCTCCGGAACCACGATGGCAGCTACCGCATGTTTAGCAAGGGAGCCTCCGAGATCCTGCTCAGGAA GTGCTGCAAGATCCTGACGGAGAACGGCGTCGCCAAAGCCTTCAAGCCTCGCGACCGGGAGAAACTGATGAAGACGGTCATCGAGCCCATGGCGTCCGAGGGCCTGAGGACCATCTGCCTGGCCTATCGGGACTTTGGCGCCGCCGACCGACCCGACTGGGACGACGAGGCCGACGTCCTCGCCGGACTCACCTGTATTGCCGTGGTCGGCATCGAGGATCCTGTCAGACCTGAG GTGCCGGACGCCATCAGGAAGTGCCAGCGCGCGGGCATTACGGTGCGCATGGTGACGGGAGACAACATCAACACGGCGCGCGCCATCGCCAGCAAATGCGGCATCCTGCAGCCAGGGGGCGACTTCTTGTGCCTGGAGGGCAAAGAGTTCAACAGACGCATACGCAACCAGCTGGGCGAG ATCGAGCAGGAGCGAATTGACAAGATCTGGCCCAAACTGCGAGTCCTGGCCCGCTCGTCGCCGACTGACAAGCACACCCTCGTCAAAg GCATCATCGACAGCTCGGCGCTGGAGCAGAGGCAAGTGGTGGCGGTCACCGGAGACGGCACCAACGACGGGCCCGCCCTCAAGAAGGCCGACGTCGGCTTCGCCATG GGCATCGCCGGGACGGACGTGGCGAAGGAGGCGTCGGACATCATCCTGACCGACGACAACTTCAGCAGCATCGTCAAGGCGGTCATGTGGGGCCGCAACGTCTACGACAGCATCTCCAAGTTCCTGCAGTTCCAGCTCACCGTCAACGTGGTGGCCGTCATCGTGGCCTTCACCGGCGCCTGCGTCACGCAG GACTCGCCCCTGAAGGCGGTGCAGATGCTGTGGGTCAACCTGATCATGGACACCTTCGCCTCGCTGGCGCTGGCCACCGAGCCGCCCACCGAGGCGCTGCTGCTGCGCAGCCCCTACGGACGCAGCAAGCCGCTCATCTCGCGCACCATGATGAAGAACATCCTGGGCCACGCCGTCTACCAGCTGGCCGTCATCTTTACGCTGCTTTTCGGCG GCGAGCTGCTGCTGGACGTGGACTGCGGGCGCAACGCGCCGCTGCACGCGCCGCCGTCGGAGCACTACACGGTGGTGTTCAACACCTTCGTGCTGATGCAGCTCTTCAACGAGCTCAACGCCCGCAAGATCCACGGCGAGAGGAACGTCTTTGACGGCGTCCTCAGCAACCCCATCTTCTGCTCCATCGTCGTCGGCACCTTCCTCATTCAG GTGCTGATTGTGCAGTTTGGCGGCAAGCCCTTCAGCTGCGTGAGCCTGAGCGTGGAGCAGTGGCTCTGGTGCGTCTTCCTGGGCTTCGGCAGCCTCCTGTGGGGGCAG CTGGTGTCCAGCGTGCCCACCCGCTGGCTGAAGTTCCTGAAGACGGCGGGCCACGGCACCAAGCAGGAGGAGATCCccgaggaggagctggaggagatgaAGGACCCCGACGAGATCGACCACGCCGAGATGGAGCTCAGGAGGGGCCAAGTGCTGTGGTGCAGAGGCCTGCAGCGCATACAGACGCAG ATCCGCGTGGTGAACGCCTTCCGCGACAGCGTGTCCCCGTACGAGAACCTGGAGACCCCCGAGTTGCGCAGCTCCATCCACAACTTCATGAGCCACCCCGAGTTCCGCATCGACGACTCGGAGCCTCACATCCCCCTCATTGACGAGCTGGAGGTCGAGGACGAGGCGCCCGCCAAGCGCAACTCGGTGGCGGTCGCCAACAACGCCCCGCCGGAGCGCCCCCTACTGCCAGCCGCCCACCTCAAGGACCAGCAGACCCCTCGGGCCAGGGCCGCGGGTTTGATCTCGGCCAATTGCGGGGGGGTGCCGCCCTGTCCCGGGAGCCCCCTGCACAGCTTGGAAACATCGCTCTGA